The following proteins are co-located in the Prinia subflava isolate CZ2003 ecotype Zambia chromosome 16, Cam_Psub_1.2, whole genome shotgun sequence genome:
- the LOC134559012 gene encoding serine protease inhibitor Kazal-type 6-like has product MRATGALVLLSLLLLSFFSVPDVAGQEIEEICREFVNRSVYCTRESNPHCGTDGVTYGNKCAFCKAVLRSGGKIRLKNLGKC; this is encoded by the exons ATGAGGGCTACAGGTGCCCTAGTGCttctcagcctgctgctgctctctttcTTCTCGG ttccAGATGTAGCAGGTCAAGAGATTGAAGAG ATTTGTAGAGAGTTCGTAAACAGAAGCGTGTACTGCACGAGGGAGTCCAACCCCCACTGCGGCACGGATGGCGTCACGTATGGGAACAAGTGTGCCTTCTGCAAGGCAGTGCT GAGAAGTGGAGGGAAAATAAGATTGAAGAACCTGGGGAAGTGCTGA
- the LOC134559301 gene encoding double-headed protease inhibitor, submandibular gland-like, which translates to MKMANCAALLGLVLLGCLSDLAVAQRRASCGAYMMSGKTMAMVCPRNYDPVCGTNGRTYSNECSLCKDMIRNRALDKKHDGRCVRVDCTGFLKPGNGFNVPCTMDFSPICGTNGITYRNKCHFCTAVASGLDVNLQSYGQCFQQNTNINFDCTPQKGSNLICTSEYNPVCGSDGRTYGNKCQFCNAFSRSAGTLFVRHQGQC; encoded by the exons ATGAAGATGGCCAACTGTGCTGCCCTTCTGGGGCTGGTCCTTCTTGGCTGCCTCTCTG ATCTTGCTGTTGCTCAAAGGAGG GCCTCCTGCGGCGCCTACATGATGTCTGGAAAAACCATGGCCATGGTCTGTCCCCGCAACTATGACCCCGTGTGTGGCACCAATGGCCGCACCTACTCCAACGAGTGCTCCCTCTGCAAGGACATGAT CCGCAACCGCGCTCTTGACAAGAAACACGACGGAAGATGCGTTAGG GTCGACTGTACTGGTTTCCTGAAGCCTGGCAATGGTTTCAATGTCCCCTGCACCATGGACTTCTCCCCCATCTGCGGCACCAACGGCATCACCTACAGGAACAAGTGCCACTTCTGTACTGCTGTGGC GAGCGGCCTGGATGTGAACCTGCAGAGCTATGGACAGTGCTTCCAG CAAAACACGAACATCAACTTCGACTGCACCCCTCAGAAGGGCAGCAACCTCATCTGCACCTCCGAGTACAACCCCGTCTGCGGCTCCGACGGCAGAACCTACGGCAACAAGTGCCAGTTCTGCAACGCCTTCTC ACGCAGCGCTGGAACTCTGTTTGTCAGGCACCAGGGCCAGTGCTAA